CGCGAGTTCATCTGCAAGGTGGTACGCGACATCGTCAGCCGTTACGACGTGGATGCCATCCATATGGACGACTATTTCTATCCGTATCCTGCTCCGGGAATGCCTTTCCCCGATGATAACAGTTTCCGAAAATACGGCCTGAACAAAGGATATACCGAAGCACAGCGAGGCGACTGGCGACGGGAGAATGTGAACACCCTGATCCGCGAACTGAAACGGACGATACTGCTGACCAAACCCTGGGTACGTTTCGGTATCAGCCCGTTCGGTATCTACCGAAACAAGAAAAGCACGCCCGACAATTCCGGCAGCAACACCAACGGCCTGCAGAACTACGACGACCTGTATGCAGATATCCTGCGTTGGGTTAGAGAAGGATGGATCGACTATAACATGCCACAGATATACTGGGAGATAGGTCATACGGCAGCCGACTATATCACCCTGATCCAGTGGTGGAACAAGAACGCGACCCTCGAAGGTCCTCACCTGTATATCGGACAGGACGTGGCACGCACGATGAAGGCGGACCAGCTGACACGTAAAATGCTTTACGAACGCTCCTTGTCGAAAGTGAAAGGCAACTGCTTCTGGCCTGCCAACGAACTGCTGTGGAACAACAAAGGCGTGGCGGATAGCCTGAAAAGAAACTATCACCGTTATCCGGCACTGATCCCGGCTTATACCCATATGCATAACCGGGCACCGCAGGAGGTGAAGAAACTGAAAAAGGAATGGACCCCCGACGGTTACATGTTGCACTGGCAGGCAGAACAAAGTCCGACAAATCCGGAGCTTGCCTCCTACTTCGTCGTTTACCGGTTCGAGGACAAAGAACCGATCGACCTCAGCAACCCTGCCAAAATAGCAAAAATCACCCGGAACACAAGATTTTTAATGCCTTATGACAACGGAAAGAAAAAATATCGCTATATTGTGACCGCCGTAGACCGTTTCCATAATGAAAGCGACGGTAAGAGTATAAAGGTAAAATTATAAAGGGTGTCTATGTTCTCTTCCGACCTGAGATATAGCAAATTCACAGATTGTGGCTCCTGTCCGGAATATAGGAAACACATCTTTAAATATCGTTCTTACCCCAAAGGGATCATCATTCCCCGGGAACGCTGCCTGCAGAATACATTGTATTTTCTGCTGAAAGGTAGCGTATGGGTCAACAGCGAAGAACATCCCGACACCACTTTCCATGAAGGACAATTTATTCTGCAACCGATCGGTTCAAAAGTTGAATTCAAAATACTTGAAGCCACCGAATGTGTTCTCTATCTG
This is a stretch of genomic DNA from Parabacteroides chongii. It encodes these proteins:
- a CDS encoding glycoside hydrolase family 10 protein, with product MNNQYIRLLLAVILFVVTSCSTTRQLPVRETEGKDKREFRGAWIQTAFQGEYKDMTPAQMRKDFVRKLNYLQSCGINAIIFQVRPEADAFYKSDIEPWSRFYTGQQGLAPAGDFDVMEFLVKECHKRNMEFHAWLNPYRASTAGNTRFADSHIYHQHPEWFVTYNKQILFDPGLPQNREFICKVVRDIVSRYDVDAIHMDDYFYPYPAPGMPFPDDNSFRKYGLNKGYTEAQRGDWRRENVNTLIRELKRTILLTKPWVRFGISPFGIYRNKKSTPDNSGSNTNGLQNYDDLYADILRWVREGWIDYNMPQIYWEIGHTAADYITLIQWWNKNATLEGPHLYIGQDVARTMKADQLTRKMLYERSLSKVKGNCFWPANELLWNNKGVADSLKRNYHRYPALIPAYTHMHNRAPQEVKKLKKEWTPDGYMLHWQAEQSPTNPELASYFVVYRFEDKEPIDLSNPAKIAKITRNTRFLMPYDNGKKKYRYIVTAVDRFHNESDGKSIKVKL